A single genomic interval of Deinococcus fonticola harbors:
- the paaK gene encoding phenylacetate--CoA ligase PaaK, giving the protein MFQPDREAMPVAQLREHQLRHLQAMVARQFENVPFYQRKFAELGLKPGDLKTLDDLKAFPFTRKTDLRDNYPTKLCATAPENIRRIHASSGTTGKPTVVAYDENDLNVFREVVARSLYAAGGRPGMVFHNAYGYGLFTGGLGTDGGGQRLGLCTIPVSGGGTDKQVQLIQDLEPEIIACTPSYALVLAEALRKSGMKPGDISLKYAVLGAEPWSNKARVEIEEKLGLKATNIYGLSEVIGPGVSNEDAQEQYGSYLWEDHFYPEIVDPETGEVLPDGEYGVLVLSSMTRTAMPILRYWTGDITRLIPEENSTGRSMRRMDQIRGRSDDLIILRGVNVYPTQLEAVLLGMGQVSPHYHVILTRTGLMDDLTFQVETESESAALKKEIQRCVKAQVGVSVNVELHVPGSLPRSEGGKLKRVTDLRGER; this is encoded by the coding sequence TTGTTTCAACCCGACCGTGAAGCCATGCCAGTCGCGCAACTGCGCGAACATCAACTGCGTCACCTTCAGGCCATGGTGGCCCGCCAGTTCGAGAACGTGCCTTTTTACCAGCGAAAATTCGCTGAACTGGGCCTGAAACCTGGCGACCTGAAAACCCTGGATGACCTGAAAGCCTTTCCCTTCACGCGCAAGACCGACCTGCGCGACAATTACCCCACCAAGCTGTGCGCCACCGCCCCGGAGAACATTCGCCGCATTCACGCCAGCAGCGGCACCACCGGCAAACCCACCGTGGTCGCCTACGACGAGAACGACCTGAACGTGTTCCGCGAGGTGGTGGCCCGCAGCCTGTACGCCGCCGGCGGGCGGCCCGGCATGGTCTTTCACAACGCTTACGGGTACGGCCTCTTTACCGGCGGGCTGGGCACCGACGGCGGCGGGCAACGCCTGGGCCTGTGTACCATCCCGGTCTCGGGCGGCGGCACCGACAAGCAGGTACAACTCATTCAGGATCTGGAACCGGAAATCATCGCCTGCACGCCCAGTTACGCATTAGTGCTGGCCGAGGCCCTCAGGAAAAGCGGCATGAAACCCGGCGACATCAGCCTGAAATATGCGGTGCTGGGCGCGGAACCCTGGTCTAACAAGGCCCGCGTGGAAATCGAGGAAAAACTGGGCCTGAAAGCCACCAACATCTATGGCCTCTCGGAAGTCATCGGCCCCGGCGTCAGCAACGAGGACGCGCAGGAGCAGTACGGCAGTTACCTGTGGGAAGACCACTTCTACCCGGAAATCGTCGACCCGGAAACGGGCGAGGTGCTGCCGGACGGCGAGTACGGCGTACTGGTCTTGAGCAGCATGACCCGCACCGCCATGCCCATTTTGCGTTACTGGACCGGCGACATCACGCGCCTGATTCCCGAGGAGAACAGCACCGGGCGCAGCATGCGCCGCATGGATCAAATCCGGGGCCGCAGCGACGACCTGATCATCCTGCGCGGCGTGAACGTGTACCCCACGCAGCTGGAGGCGGTGCTGCTGGGCATGGGCCAGGTCAGTCCGCACTACCACGTGATCCTGACCCGCACCGGCCTGATGGACGACCTGACCTTTCAGGTGGAGACCGAAAGCGAATCCGCCGCGCTGAAAAAAGAAATCCAGCGTTGCGTGAAGGCCCAGGTGGGTGTCAGCGTCAACGTGGAACTGCACGTTCCCGGCAGCCTGCCCCGCAGCGAGGGCGGCAAGCTGAAGCGCGTCACCGACCTGCGCGGCGAACGGTAA
- a CDS encoding ABC transporter substrate-binding protein, with translation MLKTRVIMTAALALATLAHAEVRIGVVVSSTGPAASLGIPEKNTVALLPQTIGGQKITYIILDDASDTTTAVTNTRKLIQDSKVDLILGTTTTPASLAMIDVAAESKTPMISLAASEGIIKPVDAKKTWVFKTPQTDAIMAAAIIDHMAKNGVKTLGYIGFNDAYGEGWYNEIKKYADQKNIRIMVNERYGRSDSSVTGQALKLVAAKPDAVLIGASGVPAVLPQKTLNDRGYKGKVYQTHGVANADFLRVGGKDVEGAILPVGPVLVADQLPATNPTRKVGLDYMNSYEAKYGKGTVSGFGGHMWDASLILKKAIPAALKKAKPGTAEFRSALRDAIEGTKNVIGTHGIFNFSSTDHLGLDARSRVMVQVVNGDWKLLK, from the coding sequence ATGTTGAAAACCCGCGTAATCATGACCGCTGCCCTTGCCCTGGCTACCCTCGCCCACGCCGAAGTGCGCATCGGGGTGGTCGTGTCCAGCACCGGCCCCGCCGCCAGCCTGGGCATTCCCGAGAAAAACACCGTGGCGCTGCTGCCCCAGACCATCGGCGGCCAGAAGATCACTTACATCATCCTGGACGACGCCTCGGACACCACCACCGCCGTCACCAACACCCGCAAACTCATTCAGGACAGCAAGGTCGACCTGATCCTGGGCACCACCACCACGCCCGCTTCACTGGCCATGATCGACGTGGCCGCCGAAAGCAAAACGCCCATGATCTCGCTGGCCGCCTCGGAGGGCATCATCAAGCCGGTGGACGCCAAGAAAACCTGGGTCTTCAAGACCCCGCAGACCGACGCCATCATGGCCGCCGCCATCATCGACCACATGGCCAAAAACGGCGTAAAAACCCTGGGCTACATCGGCTTTAACGACGCTTACGGCGAAGGCTGGTACAACGAGATCAAGAAGTACGCCGACCAGAAGAACATCCGCATCATGGTCAACGAACGCTACGGGCGCAGCGACTCCAGTGTGACCGGCCAGGCGCTGAAGCTGGTCGCCGCCAAGCCCGACGCGGTGCTGATCGGCGCCTCCGGCGTGCCGGCAGTGCTGCCGCAGAAGACCCTGAACGACCGCGGCTACAAGGGCAAGGTTTACCAGACCCACGGTGTGGCCAACGCCGACTTCCTGCGCGTGGGCGGCAAGGACGTGGAAGGCGCGATCCTGCCGGTCGGCCCGGTGCTGGTCGCCGACCAGTTGCCCGCCACCAACCCCACCCGTAAGGTCGGCCTGGACTACATGAACTCGTACGAGGCCAAGTACGGCAAAGGCACCGTGTCGGGCTTCGGCGGGCACATGTGGGACGCCAGCCTGATCCTGAAAAAAGCCATTCCCGCCGCCCTCAAGAAGGCCAAGCCCGGCACGGCCGAATTCCGCAGCGCCCTGCGTGACGCCATCGAGGGCACGAAGAACGTGATCGGCACACACGGCATCTTCAACTTCAGCAGTACGGATCACCTGGGCCTGGACGCCCGCAGCCGCGTGATGGTGCAGGTCGTGAACGGCGACTGGAAACTCCTGAAGTAA